The proteins below come from a single Pedobacter aquae genomic window:
- a CDS encoding PAS domain S-box protein gives MSYLKDELYQLIKEDSSIFDFLQDAALDGLWYWDLENPDHEWMNPKFWATLGYKAEEMPHSPSSWQNIIHPDDLKLAVESIQRHCENPETTFDIVVRYFHKNGSIVWVKCRGLSIRDKNGKAKRILGAHTDITELKVKEDLLERCNMAASVGFWEVNLNTMQPHWSHVTKLIHEVPEDYKPDIHSALNYYKEGDKVLIEKAFTAALKHGTPYDLELQIITEKGNLKWVRAIGLSEFKDGVCTRLYGTFQDIQERKTLELALIAEREKLANILIGTHAGTWEWNIQTGETIFNERWANIIGYTLEELQPISIETWVNLTHPDDIKNSNEKINECCEKKSEYYHCECRMRHKDGHWVWVLDRGKITSWTADGKPLMMFGTHTDITEQKTAFERSQQFIEQAPSAIAMFDTHIHYLAASNKWIDDYKLNGLDIIGKSHYEIFPEIGEDWKRIHQDCLKGKSQKCDEDKFIRQDGTLQWIKWGVRPWYIDKNTIGGVVMYTDDITERKKAQEQLGISEQAFRGNFENAAIGMALLDRDGKWLKINKTLHDMLGYDEEELQHLTFRDITHPDDLDIDVSLYLDLLHGKINHYQLGKRYIHKNGSIVNIILTASVVKDSHDEILYFITQIIDITALKNAEKEIQALLDVTKDQNKRLKNFAHIVSHNLRSHSSNIEMLIYLLFKEHPELEENNILQLVKTASDNLKGTISHLNEVVQMNLETSSNLVEINLYHFAEAAINNLNLLANDAQVKIINNINPKDEVKGISAYIDSILLNFLTNAIKYAASERESFVELKTYQKEQYLVLTITDNGMGIDLKTQGSKLFGMYQTFHGNTDARGIGLFITKNQVETIGGKIEVQSEVNKGTTFKVYLLNAQK, from the coding sequence ATGAGCTACTTAAAAGACGAACTATATCAATTGATAAAAGAAGACTCGTCTATATTTGATTTTCTTCAAGATGCAGCCCTTGATGGCTTGTGGTATTGGGATTTAGAAAACCCAGACCACGAATGGATGAACCCTAAATTTTGGGCTACACTTGGCTATAAAGCAGAAGAAATGCCTCATTCGCCATCATCTTGGCAAAACATTATACACCCAGATGATTTAAAACTTGCCGTAGAAAGTATTCAACGCCATTGTGAGAATCCGGAAACTACTTTCGATATAGTTGTTAGATATTTTCATAAAAATGGTTCTATAGTTTGGGTTAAATGTAGAGGGCTATCTATAAGAGATAAGAATGGTAAGGCAAAAAGAATACTTGGTGCCCATACAGATATTACAGAATTAAAAGTTAAAGAAGACCTTTTAGAGCGTTGTAATATGGCAGCTTCTGTAGGCTTTTGGGAGGTTAACTTGAATACCATGCAGCCGCATTGGAGTCATGTTACCAAACTTATTCATGAAGTACCAGAAGATTATAAGCCTGATATACACTCGGCCCTAAACTATTATAAAGAAGGCGACAAAGTCCTTATTGAAAAAGCGTTTACAGCAGCCTTAAAACATGGCACTCCTTATGATTTAGAGCTACAGATTATCACCGAAAAGGGAAATTTAAAATGGGTAAGAGCCATAGGCTTATCAGAATTTAAAGACGGTGTTTGCACCAGATTATACGGTACTTTTCAAGACATTCAAGAACGCAAAACACTAGAACTAGCCTTAATTGCAGAGAGAGAAAAACTGGCTAATATACTCATAGGTACTCATGCAGGTACATGGGAATGGAATATACAAACAGGAGAAACCATTTTTAATGAACGCTGGGCAAATATTATAGGTTATACCCTTGAAGAATTACAACCTATAAGCATAGAGACATGGGTTAACCTCACGCATCCAGATGACATTAAAAACTCTAATGAAAAAATAAACGAATGTTGCGAGAAGAAATCTGAATATTACCATTGCGAATGTAGAATGCGTCATAAAGACGGACATTGGGTTTGGGTATTAGACCGCGGAAAAATAACCTCATGGACAGCAGATGGTAAACCTCTCATGATGTTTGGTACACATACTGATATTACCGAGCAAAAAACAGCTTTTGAACGTAGCCAACAATTTATTGAACAAGCACCAAGCGCTATAGCCATGTTTGATACCCATATCCATTATTTAGCAGCTTCTAATAAATGGATAGATGATTATAAGCTTAACGGTTTAGATATCATAGGAAAATCTCATTATGAAATTTTCCCTGAAATAGGTGAGGATTGGAAAAGAATACACCAAGATTGTTTAAAGGGTAAAAGCCAGAAATGTGATGAGGATAAATTTATTAGACAAGACGGCACCCTACAATGGATAAAATGGGGCGTAAGGCCGTGGTATATAGATAAAAATACCATTGGTGGTGTTGTGATGTATACAGATGATATTACCGAACGTAAAAAAGCACAAGAGCAGCTGGGCATAAGTGAACAAGCTTTCAGAGGGAATTTTGAAAATGCGGCTATTGGGATGGCTTTACTAGACAGAGATGGTAAATGGCTAAAAATTAATAAGACTTTACATGATATGCTTGGTTATGATGAGGAAGAACTTCAGCATTTAACCTTTAGAGACATCACGCATCCAGATGATTTAGATATAGATGTTAGCTTATATCTAGATTTACTCCATGGAAAAATTAACCATTACCAACTTGGTAAAAGGTACATCCATAAAAATGGAAGTATTGTTAACATTATCTTGACCGCCTCTGTAGTAAAAGATAGCCATGATGAAATCTTATATTTCATCACTCAAATTATTGATATTACGGCGCTAAAAAATGCAGAAAAAGAAATTCAGGCTTTATTAGACGTTACAAAAGACCAAAATAAAAGGCTTAAAAACTTTGCTCATATTGTGTCTCATAATTTAAGATCGCACTCTAGTAACATAGAAATGCTCATTTATCTTTTATTTAAAGAGCATCCAGAACTGGAGGAAAACAACATTTTACAATTGGTAAAAACTGCTTCAGATAATTTAAAGGGCACCATATCCCATTTAAATGAGGTTGTACAAATGAATTTAGAGACATCATCTAATTTAGTTGAAATCAATTTATATCATTTTGCAGAAGCTGCTATTAATAACTTAAATCTTTTAGCTAACGATGCTCAAGTTAAAATCATCAATAACATCAATCCTAAAGATGAAGTAAAGGGCATCTCCGCATACATAGATAGTATCTTACTTAATTTCTTAACTAATGCAATCAAATATGCTGCGTCAGAAAGAGAAAGCTTTGTTGAGCTTAAAACCTATCAAAAAGAGCAATACTTAGTTTTAACCATTACGGATAACGGAATGGGTATAGATTTAAAAACACAAGGCTCTAAATTATTTGGGATGTACCAAACTTTCCATGGCAATACCGATGCCAGAGGTATTGGATTATTTATCACAAAAAATCAGGTGGAAACCATTGGCGGTAAAATAGAGGTGCAAAGCGAAGTAAATAAAGGAACTACGTTTAAAGTTTATTTACTAAATGCACAAAAATAA
- a CDS encoding CusA/CzcA family heavy metal efflux RND transporter: MLNKIIEFSIRNKLIIGLFTLALIGYGIYQTTRLPIDAVPDITDNQVQVITVAPSFGATDIERLVTFPIEQANSNIDGMKEIRSFSRFGLSLVTLVFTDETDIYWARQQVAERLQKVQTEIPKGIGTPELGPVSTGLGEIYQYVVKPKKGFEDKYDETELRTIQDWIVRRQLLGVKGVAEVSSFGGKLKQYEIALNPNKLQALNLSIDDVFTALEQNNQNTGGAYIEKGASVLFIRSEGLIGGISDIENIAVKTTGPTTLFIKDIADVKTGYATRYGAMCYNDEGEVAGAIVMMLKGANSNEVIKNVKDRVAQIQKTLPEGVEIEPFLDRTKMVNNAIKTVETNLMEGALIVVFILVLFLGNFRAGLVVASVIPLAMLFAIIMMNTFGVSGNLMSLGALDFGLIVDGAVIIVEAVMHQLKHSNKFGAVLQLNQKQMDEEVKTSASKMMNSAVFGQIIILIVYLPIFTLQGIEGKMFKPMAQTVAFALIGAFILSLTYIPMMSALFLNKKIAHEPNFSDKWMFKLERVYQKALARVLKYPKMVLSGVAALFVMALLVLSTLGGEFIPALEEGDFAVETRVLTGSNLSTTIESTQKAAHILKSRFPEVEKVVTKIGSGEVPTDPMPMEASDMMVILKDKSEWTSAKTFNELADKMGEALEEVPGITTGFQYPVQMRFNELMTGARQDVVCKIFGEDLDTLSHYAHKLGKIINTVDGSQDLYVEPVTGMPQVIINYNRAAIAQYQLNIADVNRIVNTAFAGQSTGLVFDGEKRFDLVVRLGSEQRKNLEDIQNLLIPTPKGPQIPLQQLADVSIQNGPNQIQREDAKRRIIAGFNVKGRDVQSIVDELQKKAETQLKLPAGYYVTYGGAFENLNEAKQRLMIAVPVSLALIFVLLFFAFNSVKHGLLIYSAIPLSAIGGILFLALRGMPFSISAGVGFIALFGVAVLNGIVLIAEFNRLKASGLKDLNRIVLMGTKVRLRPVLMTAFVASLGFLPMALSHGAGAEVQRPLATVVIGGLMIATFLTLFVLPILYIIFEKGGKIKVNPKLGALILVLGLGISSAQAQQNISLKAAIDTAIKNNTLVKNERLKATYQEKLIKTGAGLPSTNFNTDFGQVNSVYNDLRFGVSQSFQFPTVYARQKNQLKEEAKTAALNIAVKEAELTKAVSLTYYQIINLKEQENLLKTSDSIYAEFLKKAQLRLAKGETNALEAATASSQRGQILMQLKQLKQDLELSELQFKLLLNSNLDFNPVKENLKPEIGLSQINKAEEHPQLKMLEQQKAVSLAQTKTEKSKLLPEITLGYFNTNFQGVGPDEVFYDRSKRFNSGQIGLGIPIFSSQNSRIAASKINQEIVSQEYEIQKQQLENQYQVIWVQYQNSLEIVQYFEDKGLADADTISKTAQKQFENGDINYLDWVMLMQQSIGIKSQYLQALKIWMSKAFSYNI; the protein is encoded by the coding sequence CTCATCATTGGCTTATTTACCCTTGCCCTTATTGGCTATGGTATTTACCAAACTACACGCTTACCCATAGATGCTGTTCCAGATATTACCGATAATCAGGTTCAGGTGATTACCGTGGCCCCATCCTTTGGTGCTACTGATATTGAAAGACTGGTAACTTTCCCAATAGAGCAAGCAAACAGCAATATAGATGGGATGAAAGAAATCCGTAGTTTTTCACGATTTGGATTATCCTTAGTTACCCTAGTTTTTACTGATGAGACAGATATTTATTGGGCCAGACAGCAAGTAGCAGAACGCTTACAAAAAGTACAAACAGAAATCCCTAAAGGTATAGGTACGCCAGAACTAGGTCCGGTTTCTACCGGTTTAGGCGAGATTTACCAATACGTAGTAAAGCCAAAAAAAGGCTTTGAAGATAAGTACGATGAAACAGAACTAAGAACCATTCAAGATTGGATAGTAAGGCGCCAGCTTTTAGGCGTTAAAGGCGTTGCCGAAGTAAGCAGTTTCGGGGGTAAGCTTAAACAATATGAAATAGCACTTAACCCTAACAAATTACAAGCTTTAAATCTTAGTATAGACGATGTTTTCACAGCCTTAGAACAAAACAACCAAAATACAGGTGGTGCTTATATAGAGAAAGGCGCTAGCGTATTATTCATCAGAAGTGAAGGCTTAATTGGTGGCATCAGCGATATTGAAAATATTGCTGTAAAAACGACGGGGCCAACTACTTTATTTATTAAAGATATTGCTGATGTTAAAACAGGTTATGCAACACGTTATGGCGCTATGTGTTATAATGATGAAGGCGAAGTTGCAGGTGCCATTGTAATGATGCTTAAAGGCGCTAATAGTAACGAGGTAATTAAAAACGTAAAAGACCGTGTAGCCCAAATACAAAAAACCTTACCAGAAGGTGTAGAAATCGAACCTTTTCTAGACCGCACTAAAATGGTAAACAATGCCATTAAAACGGTGGAGACAAACTTGATGGAAGGCGCTTTAATTGTAGTTTTCATATTGGTACTTTTCTTAGGAAATTTTAGAGCTGGTTTAGTAGTGGCTTCTGTTATTCCCCTTGCTATGCTTTTTGCCATTATCATGATGAATACCTTCGGCGTAAGCGGAAATTTAATGAGTTTAGGCGCTTTAGATTTTGGTTTAATTGTGGATGGTGCTGTGATTATTGTAGAAGCCGTTATGCATCAGCTTAAGCATAGCAATAAATTTGGAGCTGTTTTACAACTTAACCAAAAACAAATGGATGAAGAAGTAAAAACGTCAGCAAGTAAAATGATGAATAGTGCTGTCTTTGGGCAAATCATCATCCTGATTGTTTATTTACCCATTTTTACACTACAAGGTATAGAAGGCAAAATGTTTAAACCAATGGCGCAAACTGTTGCTTTTGCCTTGATAGGTGCTTTTATACTATCCCTCACTTACATCCCTATGATGAGTGCTTTATTCTTAAATAAAAAGATAGCGCATGAACCCAATTTCTCTGATAAATGGATGTTTAAATTAGAACGTGTTTACCAAAAGGCCTTAGCTCGTGTATTAAAATACCCTAAAATGGTTTTAAGCGGTGTGGCAGCATTATTTGTTATGGCATTGCTGGTACTTTCTACTTTGGGTGGCGAGTTTATCCCGGCACTGGAAGAAGGCGACTTTGCGGTTGAAACCCGAGTTTTAACCGGCAGTAATTTAAGCACTACCATAGAAAGCACTCAAAAAGCTGCTCATATCTTAAAATCTCGTTTTCCGGAGGTAGAAAAAGTAGTTACTAAAATTGGAAGTGGCGAAGTGCCTACAGACCCAATGCCTATGGAAGCTAGTGATATGATGGTGATTTTAAAAGATAAAAGCGAGTGGACTTCTGCTAAAACTTTTAATGAACTGGCCGATAAAATGGGCGAAGCTTTAGAAGAAGTACCGGGCATTACAACAGGCTTTCAGTACCCTGTACAAATGCGTTTTAACGAGCTCATGACAGGTGCCAGACAAGATGTGGTTTGTAAAATATTTGGTGAAGATTTAGATACTTTATCGCACTATGCACATAAGCTTGGTAAAATTATCAATACGGTAGATGGCTCTCAGGATTTATATGTAGAACCTGTTACAGGTATGCCACAAGTTATCATCAATTACAATAGGGCAGCAATAGCTCAGTATCAATTAAACATTGCTGATGTCAATAGAATTGTAAATACGGCCTTTGCTGGCCAAAGTACAGGTTTAGTTTTTGATGGAGAGAAACGCTTTGATTTGGTTGTAAGACTAGGAAGCGAGCAGCGTAAGAATTTAGAAGATATCCAAAACTTGTTGATACCAACGCCAAAAGGTCCACAAATTCCTTTACAGCAATTGGCAGATGTAAGTATCCAAAACGGCCCCAACCAAATACAACGTGAAGATGCCAAAAGAAGAATTATAGCAGGTTTTAATGTTAAAGGTAGAGATGTGCAAAGTATAGTAGATGAATTACAAAAAAAGGCAGAAACACAGCTTAAATTACCAGCCGGCTACTATGTTACTTATGGCGGTGCTTTTGAAAATTTAAACGAAGCCAAACAACGTTTAATGATAGCGGTACCAGTTTCGCTTGCGCTGATATTTGTATTGCTATTTTTCGCTTTTAACTCGGTTAAACATGGCTTGTTGATTTATTCTGCCATTCCGCTTTCTGCTATTGGTGGGATATTATTTTTAGCCTTAAGAGGGATGCCTTTTAGCATTAGTGCCGGAGTTGGTTTTATTGCGCTATTTGGCGTTGCTGTGTTAAATGGTATTGTATTGATAGCCGAATTTAATCGCTTAAAAGCATCGGGTTTAAAAGATTTAAACCGAATTGTATTAATGGGGACTAAAGTACGATTAAGACCTGTTTTAATGACAGCCTTTGTGGCATCATTGGGCTTTTTACCTATGGCTTTAAGTCATGGTGCTGGTGCCGAGGTACAAAGGCCATTAGCAACTGTTGTTATTGGCGGTTTAATGATAGCTACTTTCCTTACCTTGTTTGTACTTCCTATTTTGTATATCATTTTTGAAAAAGGTGGTAAAATAAAAGTAAATCCAAAACTTGGTGCTTTAATATTGGTGTTAGGCTTAGGCATTTCATCAGCGCAAGCGCAACAAAATATCAGTTTAAAAGCAGCTATAGATACCGCTATAAAAAACAATACGTTGGTAAAAAATGAGCGTTTAAAAGCCACTTATCAAGAAAAATTGATTAAAACTGGCGCTGGCTTACCATCAACCAATTTTAATACAGATTTTGGCCAAGTAAACAGTGTTTATAACGATTTAAGGTTTGGTGTATCGCAATCTTTCCAGTTCCCTACGGTTTATGCTAGGCAAAAAAACCAACTGAAAGAAGAAGCTAAAACGGCAGCTTTAAACATTGCTGTTAAAGAGGCCGAACTTACTAAGGCTGTTTCTTTAACGTACTATCAAATTATAAATTTGAAAGAGCAGGAAAACTTACTTAAAACTAGTGATAGTATTTATGCCGAGTTTCTTAAAAAAGCACAATTAAGACTAGCAAAAGGCGAGACCAATGCTTTAGAAGCAGCTACAGCATCAAGCCAAAGAGGCCAGATATTGATGCAATTAAAACAGCTGAAACAAGATTTAGAGCTATCCGAACTACAATTTAAACTCTTGTTAAACAGTAATTTAGATTTCAATCCTGTAAAAGAAAATCTTAAACCAGAAATTGGCTTAAGCCAGATAAATAAAGCAGAAGAGCATCCGCAACTTAAAATGTTGGAGCAACAAAAGGCAGTAAGTTTGGCACAAACTAAAACAGAAAAATCTAAACTATTACCAGAAATAACTTTGGGTTATTTTAATACGAATTTCCAAGGTGTTGGACCCGATGAAGTTTTTTACGACCGTAGCAAACGTTTTAACTCTGGACAAATAGGTTTAGGAATACCTATTTTTAGCTCGCAAAATAGTAGGATTGCTGCTTCTAAAATTAACCAAGAAATTGTTTCGCAAGAGTACGAGATACAAAAGCAACAACTTGAAAATCAATATCAAGTAATATGGGTGCAATATCAAAACAGTTTAGAAATTGTTCAGTATTTTGAAGATAAAGGCTTAGCCGATGCTGATACGATTTCTAAAACTGCCCAAAAACAATTTGAGAATGGCGATATCAATTACCTAGATTGGGTAATGCTGATGCAGCAAAGTATCGGTATTAAAAGTCAATATCTACAAGCTTTGAAAATTTGGATGAGCAAAGCATTCAGTTACAATATTTAA
- a CDS encoding efflux RND transporter periplasmic adaptor subunit, translating into MAYTNNNPDKKYHCDIILISKDFDADKTAEVHCHFDEYDKSLLSGMYMNAEIEIKNHEAYTLPEDAIVNFEGKDYVFVANNKQAFNIQEVQLGVKENGYIEIKNAASLSGKDIVNKGAYTLLMKMKNKAEEE; encoded by the coding sequence GTGGCTTATACCAATAATAATCCTGATAAAAAGTACCATTGCGATATCATACTCATCAGTAAAGATTTTGATGCTGATAAAACTGCCGAAGTACATTGCCATTTTGATGAGTATGATAAAAGCTTACTTTCTGGCATGTACATGAATGCCGAAATAGAAATCAAAAATCATGAAGCTTATACCTTACCAGAAGATGCCATTGTAAATTTTGAGGGTAAAGATTATGTATTTGTAGCCAACAACAAACAAGCATTTAACATCCAAGAAGTACAGTTGGGTGTTAAAGAAAATGGCTATATAGAAATTAAAAATGCTGCTTCATTAAGCGGAAAAGACATCGTAAACAAAGGCGCTTATACTTTACTCATGAAAATGAAGAATAAAGCTGAAGAAGAGTAA
- a CDS encoding alpha/beta hydrolase family esterase codes for MMLKKLLLLIIGLCLMHDTSAQVQLQTLEFTVAQQQRKALAYIPASAKNKVTPVVFAFHGHGGTMNHAYQGRKFEQLWADAIYIYPQGLPTPGQITDKEGKKNGWLVDPQEQNRDLIFFDTLLAYIKKEYQVDTDRIFATGHSNGGSFTYLLWATRGDIFKAFAPTGAAAFKTLHLMKPKPFFHLVGEKDPLVKPAWQKITYQALLKKNKCEAVGKKINEFARLYPSSSGNNSIIYSYPGGHEYPQEANEVLIDFFKSF; via the coding sequence ATGATGCTTAAAAAGTTACTTTTATTAATCATAGGGCTTTGCTTAATGCATGATACTTCTGCACAGGTCCAACTTCAAACTTTGGAATTTACGGTAGCTCAACAGCAACGTAAAGCTTTAGCTTACATACCCGCTTCTGCAAAAAATAAAGTTACGCCCGTGGTATTTGCATTTCATGGGCATGGTGGCACTATGAACCACGCTTACCAAGGTCGCAAATTTGAACAGTTATGGGCTGATGCTATTTATATTTACCCACAAGGCTTGCCTACTCCTGGACAAATTACAGATAAAGAAGGTAAGAAAAATGGTTGGCTTGTAGACCCTCAAGAACAAAACAGAGATTTGATTTTCTTTGATACCCTATTAGCCTATATCAAAAAAGAATATCAAGTAGATACGGATAGAATTTTTGCTACCGGGCATTCTAACGGAGGTTCTTTCACCTATTTACTTTGGGCTACCAGAGGCGATATTTTTAAAGCCTTTGCCCCAACAGGTGCTGCCGCATTTAAAACACTGCATTTAATGAAGCCAAAACCTTTTTTTCATTTAGTTGGAGAAAAAGACCCCTTAGTAAAACCAGCTTGGCAAAAAATCACCTATCAGGCTTTATTAAAGAAAAATAAATGTGAGGCGGTAGGTAAAAAAATCAATGAATTTGCAAGGCTCTATCCATCATCAAGTGGAAATAATAGTATCATTTACAGCTACCCTGGTGGGCATGAATATCCTCAGGAGGCTAATGAGGTTTTGATAGACTTTTTTAAATCGTTCTGA
- the era gene encoding GTPase Era, whose product MSHKAGFVSIIGKPNAGKSTLMNALVGEKMAIITPKAQTTRHRIIGIVNEEDYQIVFSDTPGIIKPNYKLQENMMHAVDDSLEDSDILVFVTDINEKHDEQDVLDKIKKSKAHLMILINKIDESNQDQVEEKINYWKEKLNPDAIIGISALHQYNVDKVMQYIVEKLPVHPPYYEKDELTTRSERFFVSEMIREKIFKLYKKEIPYSTEVIVTAFKEAKDIIRISAEIVVERDSQKNIIIGPGGSMLKRVGTYARQDMEEFLQKKVFLEMFVKVIPDWRNRENYLKSFGYAE is encoded by the coding sequence ATGTCGCATAAAGCAGGCTTTGTAAGCATTATTGGGAAACCAAATGCGGGTAAATCTACCTTAATGAACGCACTTGTTGGAGAGAAAATGGCTATCATTACGCCTAAAGCTCAAACCACCAGACACCGTATTATTGGTATTGTAAATGAAGAAGACTATCAGATTGTTTTTTCTGATACCCCAGGCATCATCAAACCAAATTATAAACTGCAAGAAAACATGATGCATGCAGTTGATGATAGCTTAGAAGATTCTGATATTTTAGTATTTGTTACCGATATTAATGAAAAGCATGACGAGCAAGACGTTTTAGACAAGATTAAAAAGTCTAAAGCTCATCTCATGATTTTGATTAATAAGATAGATGAATCTAACCAAGACCAGGTAGAAGAAAAAATCAACTACTGGAAAGAAAAACTAAACCCCGATGCTATCATAGGCATTTCTGCCCTACACCAATACAATGTAGATAAGGTGATGCAGTACATTGTAGAAAAACTACCTGTACACCCACCCTATTACGAAAAAGATGAGCTAACTACTCGTTCTGAACGATTCTTTGTATCAGAAATGATTCGTGAAAAAATATTTAAACTCTACAAAAAAGAAATCCCTTACAGTACAGAAGTTATTGTAACCGCTTTTAAAGAGGCTAAAGACATTATCCGTATTAGTGCAGAAATTGTGGTAGAAAGAGACTCGCAAAAAAATATCATCATTGGCCCTGGAGGCTCTATGCTAAAAAGAGTAGGTACTTATGCCAGACAAGACATGGAAGAATTTTTACAAAAGAAAGTTTTCCTAGAAATGTTTGTTAAAGTAATACCCGATTGGCGTAACCGCGAAAACTACCTTAAAAGCTTCGGCTACGCAGAGTAG
- a CDS encoding efflux RND transporter periplasmic adaptor subunit has protein sequence MKAFIYSAKVFLLLTSIVLFTGCNSTKEEQATNEETNEQVVTLTNQQLKNVTIATTQLIKRNISSVVKVTGTIDVPPQNMVSVSTPLGGYVASTKLLPGMHINKGEVIAKMEDQQYIQLQQDYLITKSKLAYAEQEYQRQKELNLNKASSDKVLQQTEAEYKTLRISLNALAEKLRLININPAKLSEGNLSRQINIYSPIDGYVSKVNVNIGKYVNPTDVLFELIDPSDIHLNLKVFEKILINWLLDKN, from the coding sequence ATGAAAGCATTCATATATTCCGCTAAAGTATTTCTTCTGCTTACTAGCATTGTCCTTTTTACGGGCTGTAATAGCACCAAAGAAGAACAAGCAACAAATGAAGAAACTAATGAGCAAGTAGTAACTTTAACCAACCAACAGCTTAAAAACGTAACTATAGCTACCACGCAGCTCATTAAAAGAAATATTTCATCGGTAGTGAAAGTTACCGGAACTATAGATGTACCACCGCAAAATATGGTATCGGTAAGTACTCCTTTAGGCGGTTATGTGGCTAGTACGAAATTGTTACCCGGTATGCATATCAATAAAGGAGAAGTTATTGCCAAAATGGAAGACCAACAGTACATCCAATTGCAGCAAGATTACCTCATTACAAAATCTAAATTGGCTTATGCAGAGCAAGAATATCAAAGACAAAAAGAGCTAAATTTAAATAAGGCTAGTAGCGATAAAGTTTTACAGCAAACAGAGGCCGAATATAAAACTCTGCGAATTAGTTTAAACGCTTTGGCAGAGAAGTTAAGACTCATCAATATCAACCCTGCGAAACTTAGTGAAGGCAATTTATCTAGGCAAATAAACATCTACTCGCCTATTGATGGCTATGTTTCTAAAGTGAATGTAAATATTGGTAAATATGTTAATCCTACCGATGTTTTATTTGAATTGATAGACCCTAGCGATATCCATTTAAACTTAAAAGTTTTTGAAAAGATATTAATAAACTGGCTATTGGACAAAAATTAG
- a CDS encoding ROK family protein, with translation MEKHITLGVDIGRSHITAALVDLRSGHILDDSYRRERINAKDSAENIIKNWGIVIKDIINSSYRPVSGIGMAFPGPFNYEDGISLLKDNGKYEALYGLNIKSLLAEELGYPKASIKMMNDAACFLTGELFKRDLEGCNNTIGITIGTGLGTAHYKDGVTEDCKLWKTPFLKGKAEDYLSTRWFVKRYKELTGNSVKDIRALLATDTQDPAFEAIFEEFSVNLADFLYTFVRKKDALSIVIGGLIIPAQKYFWRKTAQYLYEKMFYSIPIHIAVHGERAPLIGAASIGHH, from the coding sequence TTGGAAAAGCACATTACGTTAGGTGTAGATATTGGTAGGTCTCATATTACCGCTGCACTGGTTGATTTAAGATCTGGTCATATCTTAGATGATAGTTATAGAAGAGAAAGAATAAACGCTAAGGATTCTGCAGAAAATATCATTAAAAATTGGGGCATCGTTATAAAAGATATTATCAATTCTAGCTATCGGCCGGTTAGCGGTATTGGTATGGCATTCCCCGGCCCCTTTAACTACGAAGATGGTATTTCTTTATTAAAGGATAATGGCAAATACGAAGCTTTGTATGGTTTAAATATCAAGAGCCTATTGGCCGAAGAGTTAGGTTACCCTAAAGCTTCTATTAAAATGATGAATGATGCTGCTTGTTTTTTAACTGGCGAATTATTTAAAAGGGATTTAGAAGGTTGCAACAATACCATTGGCATTACCATTGGCACAGGTTTAGGAACTGCGCATTATAAAGATGGTGTAACGGAAGACTGTAAACTTTGGAAAACACCTTTCCTAAAAGGTAAGGCGGAGGATTATTTATCTACCCGTTGGTTTGTTAAAAGATATAAAGAGCTAACGGGTAATTCTGTTAAAGATATTAGAGCTTTATTAGCTACTGATACGCAAGACCCCGCTTTTGAGGCTATTTTTGAAGAGTTTTCTGTTAATTTGGCCGATTTTCTTTATACTTTCGTGAGGAAAAAAGATGCTTTAAGTATTGTTATAGGCGGCTTAATTATCCCTGCTCAGAAATATTTTTGGAGAAAAACAGCACAGTACCTCTACGAAAAAATGTTTTACAGCATTCCTATTCATATTGCTGTACATGGTGAAAGAGCACCTTTAATAGGGGCTGCTTCTATTGGGCATCATTAA